The following are encoded together in the Rhabdothermincola salaria genome:
- a CDS encoding polyribonucleotide nucleotidyltransferase, with protein sequence MADAISVDAPVDDKTINFSTGKLAGQADGAVTVQLGDTVVLVTATASKSAREGADFFPLTVDIEERMYAAGKIPGSFFRREGKAPDQAILTCRLIDRPLRPCFPDGFRNEVHVVGTTLAADLVNPHDVVAINGASAALMLSGIPFDGPIGAVRLAYTADGTWIPFPTYEEGEESTFEMVVAGRALDDGGVAISMVEAGGTEASWPAFEDGAPKVDEAVVADGLQTAERYIKASIDAQRQLMAEAGVKDPMPYNVASDYTDEVYAAVDEQRDRIVATQEISDKAERQAAEGALRDEIVAELGPRFAEVDGAEKQIKAAFRSVTKAVVRSRIVNEGVRIDGRGPKDIRPLSAEVGVLPSVHGSGLFQRGETQVLNVATLGMPRMEQFIDALGTVDRKRYMHHYNFPPYSTGETGFMRGPKRREIGHGILAERALVPVLPTPEEFAYTIRTVSDVLSSNGSTSMASVCGSSLSMMDAGVPLRAAVAGIAMGLVYADGKYTTLTDILGAEDAFGDMDFKVAGTSEFVTALQLDTKIDGIPADVLAQALQQAKEARLEILAVMNATLAEGRDEVGATAPKIISFEIPMDKIGEVIGPKGKVINAIQQETGADISVDDDGSVGRVSIGSTDNGAVAEAERQIRLILNPPTADVGQTYTGRVVNVTKFGAFVNILPGRDGLLHISKIGGGKRIDKVEDVLDLGDTVEVKVDDVDPNGKVSLSLATPIEGGESGGGAAEASDAGGAPAPAESAPADSGAEREYVSFEDSFDDEVRSELGDLGPDTAEERRNSGGGGGGRGRRGGGGGGRRR encoded by the coding sequence ATGGCAGACGCCATCTCCGTCGACGCTCCCGTCGACGACAAGACCATCAACTTCAGCACCGGCAAGCTCGCCGGTCAGGCCGACGGTGCCGTCACCGTCCAGCTTGGCGACACCGTCGTGCTCGTCACCGCCACCGCCTCGAAGTCCGCCCGCGAGGGCGCCGACTTCTTCCCGCTCACCGTCGATATCGAAGAGCGCATGTACGCCGCCGGCAAGATCCCCGGCTCGTTCTTCCGTCGCGAGGGCAAGGCCCCCGACCAGGCCATCCTCACCTGCCGCCTGATCGACCGTCCGCTGCGCCCGTGCTTCCCCGACGGCTTCCGCAACGAGGTCCACGTGGTGGGCACCACCCTCGCCGCCGACCTCGTGAACCCCCACGACGTGGTGGCCATCAACGGCGCCTCGGCCGCCCTCATGCTGTCGGGCATCCCCTTCGACGGCCCCATCGGCGCCGTGCGCCTGGCCTACACCGCCGACGGCACCTGGATCCCCTTCCCCACCTACGAAGAGGGCGAGGAGTCCACCTTCGAGATGGTCGTGGCCGGACGGGCCCTCGACGACGGCGGCGTGGCCATCTCCATGGTCGAGGCCGGTGGCACCGAGGCCTCGTGGCCCGCCTTCGAAGACGGCGCCCCCAAGGTCGACGAGGCCGTGGTGGCCGACGGCCTGCAGACGGCCGAGCGCTACATCAAGGCCTCCATCGACGCCCAACGCCAGCTCATGGCCGAGGCCGGGGTCAAGGACCCGATGCCCTACAACGTCGCCTCCGACTACACCGACGAGGTGTACGCCGCGGTCGACGAGCAGCGCGACCGCATCGTCGCCACCCAGGAGATCTCCGACAAGGCCGAGCGCCAGGCCGCCGAGGGCGCCCTGCGCGACGAGATCGTCGCCGAGCTGGGCCCGCGCTTCGCCGAGGTCGACGGGGCCGAGAAGCAGATCAAGGCTGCCTTCCGCTCGGTCACCAAGGCCGTGGTCCGCAGCCGCATCGTCAACGAGGGCGTGCGCATCGACGGCCGAGGCCCCAAGGACATCCGCCCGCTGTCGGCCGAGGTCGGCGTGCTGCCGTCCGTGCACGGCTCGGGCCTGTTCCAGCGCGGCGAGACCCAGGTGCTCAACGTGGCCACCCTGGGCATGCCCCGCATGGAGCAGTTCATCGACGCCCTGGGCACCGTGGACCGCAAGCGGTACATGCACCACTACAACTTCCCGCCGTACTCCACCGGTGAGACCGGCTTCATGCGGGGCCCCAAGCGCCGCGAGATCGGCCATGGCATCCTCGCCGAGCGGGCCCTCGTCCCGGTGCTGCCCACCCCCGAGGAGTTCGCCTACACCATCCGCACCGTCTCCGACGTGCTGAGCTCCAACGGCTCCACCTCGATGGCGTCGGTCTGCGGTTCGTCGCTGTCGATGATGGACGCCGGCGTGCCCCTGCGGGCCGCCGTGGCCGGCATCGCCATGGGCCTGGTGTACGCCGACGGCAAGTACACCACCCTCACCGACATCCTCGGCGCCGAGGACGCCTTCGGCGACATGGACTTCAAGGTCGCCGGCACCTCGGAGTTCGTCACCGCCCTGCAGCTCGACACCAAGATCGACGGCATCCCCGCCGACGTGCTGGCCCAGGCCCTCCAGCAGGCCAAGGAAGCCCGCCTCGAGATCCTGGCCGTCATGAACGCCACCCTCGCCGAGGGTCGCGACGAGGTCGGCGCGACCGCCCCGAAGATCATCAGCTTCGAGATCCCCATGGACAAGATCGGTGAGGTCATCGGTCCCAAGGGCAAGGTCATCAACGCCATCCAGCAGGAGACCGGCGCCGACATCAGCGTCGACGACGACGGTTCGGTCGGCCGGGTGAGCATCGGCTCCACCGACAACGGTGCCGTGGCCGAGGCCGAGCGCCAGATCCGCCTCATCCTCAACCCGCCCACCGCCGACGTCGGCCAGACCTACACCGGTCGGGTCGTCAACGTCACCAAGTTCGGCGCGTTCGTCAACATCCTCCCCGGCCGCGACGGCCTGCTGCACATCTCCAAGATCGGCGGCGGCAAGCGCATCGACAAGGTCGAGGACGTCCTCGACCTCGGCGACACCGTCGAGGTCAAGGTCGACGACGTCGACCCCAACGGCAAGGTGTCGCTGTCGCTGGCCACCCCGATCGAGGGTGGCGAGTCCGGCGGCGGTGCTGCCGAGGCGTCCGACGCCGGTGGGGCACCGGCCCCGGCCGAGTCGGCCCCGGCCGACAGCGGTGCCGAGCGCGAGTACGTCTCGTTCGAGGACTCCTTCGACGACGAGGTCCGCAGCGAGCTCGGCGACCTCGGTCCCGACACCGCCGAGGAGCGCCGCAACAGCGGCGGTGGCGGCGGTGGCCGTGGCCGTCGTGGCGGCGGAGGTGGCGGTCGTCGCCGCTGA
- the rpsO gene encoding 30S ribosomal protein S15, with the protein MAPKADTIAEHRLHETDTGSPEVQIALLTDRIIHLTEHLKSHKKDHHSRRGLLMLVGQRRRLLDYVKKNDVERYRAIIAKLGLRR; encoded by the coding sequence CTGGCCCCCAAGGCCGACACCATCGCCGAGCACCGGCTGCACGAGACCGACACCGGTTCTCCCGAAGTGCAGATCGCGCTGCTCACCGATCGGATCATCCATCTCACCGAACACCTCAAGTCCCACAAGAAGGACCATCACAGCCGTCGAGGCCTGTTGATGCTCGTGGGTCAACGGCGTCGCCTGCTCGACTACGTCAAGAAGAACGACGTCGAGCGCTACCGCGCCATCATCGCCAAGCTCGGCCTGCGCCGCTAG
- a CDS encoding sulfotransferase family protein, with protein MSDTTTRPEPVRLDDLAAPRFSPEARAIVDGAAAFADAVQLDAAALMDQACEATGLDDFGPMDFVERLELLVWCLEHEGQRSPMGKVSAASQLGQLLQNRLLLQHLLTRHPEIHDVEIAAPMIIAGLPRTGTTHLHNLISADPALRSLPYWESLQPVPFPAEAELAGTPDDPRLARTEGALSMLDVIMPHFRRMHDMTTWHVHEEIQILAMDFSTMLFETMAPMPTWRDYYLAHDQRPHYEYMKTVLKACQFLRGGDRWILKSPQHLEQFGPLIDTFGDATVLVTHRDPVSVMISMGTMLAYSARTSQEPVDPKAIAGYWADRLETMLNAALRDRDLLPAEQSMDVRFDEFMADDLGMVRRIYDLADQPMPPESEAALADYVATHQRDRYGKVIYEPEVLGIDVAARRTAMRAYSERFAIPDEPW; from the coding sequence ATGTCCGACACCACCACGCGTCCCGAACCCGTCCGCCTCGACGACCTCGCCGCACCGCGGTTCTCGCCGGAGGCCCGGGCCATCGTGGACGGCGCCGCCGCCTTCGCCGATGCCGTGCAGCTCGACGCCGCCGCGCTGATGGACCAGGCGTGCGAGGCCACCGGCCTCGACGACTTCGGGCCCATGGACTTCGTGGAGCGCCTCGAGCTGTTGGTGTGGTGCCTCGAGCACGAGGGGCAGCGTTCGCCGATGGGCAAGGTGTCCGCCGCCTCCCAGCTGGGCCAGCTGCTCCAGAACCGACTCCTGCTCCAACATCTGCTGACCCGGCACCCCGAGATCCACGACGTCGAGATCGCGGCGCCGATGATCATCGCCGGGCTGCCCCGCACCGGCACCACCCACCTGCACAACCTCATCTCGGCCGATCCTGCGCTGCGCAGCCTCCCCTACTGGGAGTCGCTGCAGCCGGTGCCCTTCCCGGCCGAGGCCGAGCTGGCCGGCACCCCCGACGACCCCCGCCTGGCTCGCACCGAGGGGGCGCTGTCGATGCTCGACGTGATCATGCCCCACTTCCGGCGCATGCACGACATGACCACCTGGCACGTGCACGAGGAGATCCAGATCCTGGCCATGGACTTCTCGACGATGCTCTTCGAGACCATGGCGCCGATGCCCACGTGGCGCGACTACTACCTGGCCCACGATCAGCGACCCCACTACGAGTACATGAAGACGGTGCTCAAGGCCTGCCAGTTCCTGCGCGGTGGCGACCGGTGGATCCTCAAGTCCCCCCAGCACCTCGAGCAGTTCGGGCCCCTCATCGACACCTTCGGCGACGCCACCGTGCTGGTCACCCACCGCGACCCGGTCTCGGTGATGATCTCGATGGGCACGATGCTGGCCTACTCGGCGCGCACCTCCCAGGAGCCCGTCGACCCGAAGGCCATCGCCGGCTACTGGGCCGACCGCCTCGAGACGATGCTCAACGCCGCCCTGCGCGACCGCGACCTGCTCCCCGCCGAGCAGTCGATGGACGTGCGCTTCGACGAGTTCATGGCCGACGACCTCGGCATGGTGCGCCGCATCTACGACCTGGCCGACCAGCCCATGCCGCCCGAGTCCGAGGCCGCGCTGGCCGACTACGTGGCCACCCACCAGCGCGACCGCTACGGCAAGGTGATCTACGAACCCGAGGTCCTGGGCATCGACGTCGCCGCCCGGCGCACGGCCATGCGTGCCTACAGCGAACGCTTCGCCATCCCCGACGAGCCCTGGTAG
- a CDS encoding bifunctional riboflavin kinase/FAD synthetase, with the protein MEVLSDIAVCPRPPEGTALTIGAYDGVHLGHRAVIATLKDRARERGLKTAVVTFDRHPASVVRPDSAPLLLTDLDQKLELLADCGVDYTLVVHFDEVRSKEPADEFVNEVLAGCLNARLVAVGEDFHFGHRRSGDVNLLRAMGSDLGFEVVGHDLIGLDGQASATPVSSTRIRAALRDGDLDGAAAMLGRHHEVRGVVGRGDGRARELGYRTANVGVPEAICLPRDGIYAGWYLGADGMRRPAAISLGRRPTFYEDAEASVLEAHLIDFDGDLYGQSARVQFVQWLRDEVKFDSVDALVEQMGRDVDQARTLLAAL; encoded by the coding sequence ATGGAGGTCCTGAGCGACATCGCTGTCTGCCCCCGTCCGCCCGAGGGCACCGCCCTCACCATCGGCGCCTACGACGGCGTGCACCTGGGGCACCGGGCCGTCATCGCGACGCTCAAGGACCGGGCCCGGGAGCGGGGCCTCAAGACGGCGGTCGTCACCTTCGACCGCCACCCGGCCAGCGTGGTGCGACCCGACTCGGCCCCTCTGCTGCTCACCGACCTCGATCAGAAGCTCGAGCTGCTGGCCGACTGCGGGGTCGACTACACCCTCGTCGTGCACTTCGACGAGGTGCGCTCCAAGGAACCGGCCGACGAGTTCGTGAACGAGGTCCTGGCCGGTTGCCTCAACGCCCGGTTGGTGGCCGTGGGGGAGGACTTCCACTTCGGGCACCGTCGCTCCGGCGACGTGAACCTGCTGCGGGCCATGGGCTCCGACCTGGGCTTCGAGGTGGTGGGCCACGACCTGATCGGGCTCGACGGCCAGGCCAGCGCCACGCCGGTGTCCTCCACCCGCATCCGGGCCGCGCTGCGCGACGGCGACCTCGACGGCGCCGCCGCCATGCTCGGCCGGCACCACGAGGTGCGCGGCGTCGTCGGTCGCGGCGACGGCCGCGCCCGCGAGCTGGGCTACCGCACCGCCAACGTGGGCGTGCCCGAGGCCATCTGCCTGCCCCGTGACGGCATCTATGCCGGCTGGTACCTGGGCGCCGACGGCATGCGCCGTCCGGCGGCCATCTCCCTCGGGCGGCGGCCCACCTTCTACGAGGACGCCGAGGCCTCGGTGCTCGAGGCCCACCTCATCGACTTCGACGGCGACCTCTACGGCCAGTCGGCCCGGGTGCAGTTCGTGCAGTGGCTGCGCGACGAGGTGAAGTTCGACTCCGTCGACGCCCTCGTCGAGCAGATGGGGCGCGACGTCGACCAGGCCCGCACCCTCCTCGCCGCCCTCTGA
- the truB gene encoding tRNA pseudouridine(55) synthase TruB, with the protein MSRRRSGDGPDGLVVVDKEAGWTSHDVVAKSRGLLGTRKVGHSGTLDPDATGVLLLGVGRVTRLLRYLTALPKAYTCEIVLGVETSTLDDSGEVTATHAMEVTPDQVAAAAAGLTGDIMQVPPMVSAVKVDGRRLHELAREGKEVERAARPVTVYRFEVSPVPGEPLRYRAEVECSSGTYVRALAADLGAALGGGAHLRDLRRTRSGSFTEAEARPLGEIGPDVLVSPAEALRDLPAVVVDDEARVDVGHGKVLPADGFEGEGPWRVLDADGRLLAVYVAHRAGTVKPEVVVAPVEGPGPASAPRAEPG; encoded by the coding sequence CACGACGTGGTGGCCAAGAGCCGCGGTCTGCTCGGCACCCGCAAGGTGGGCCACTCCGGCACCCTCGATCCCGACGCCACCGGCGTGCTGCTGCTGGGCGTGGGGCGGGTGACGCGCCTGCTGCGCTACCTGACGGCCCTGCCCAAGGCCTACACCTGCGAAATCGTGCTGGGGGTCGAGACCAGCACGCTCGACGACTCCGGCGAGGTCACCGCCACCCACGCCATGGAGGTCACCCCCGACCAGGTGGCGGCCGCCGCCGCCGGGCTGACCGGCGACATCATGCAGGTGCCGCCGATGGTCTCGGCGGTGAAGGTCGACGGGCGTCGTCTGCACGAGCTGGCCCGCGAGGGCAAGGAGGTCGAGCGGGCCGCCCGTCCGGTCACCGTGTACCGCTTCGAGGTGTCCCCGGTGCCGGGCGAACCCCTCCGCTATCGCGCCGAGGTCGAGTGCTCCTCGGGCACCTACGTGCGCGCCCTCGCCGCCGACCTCGGTGCTGCGCTCGGCGGCGGCGCCCACCTCCGAGACCTGCGCCGCACCCGCAGCGGCTCGTTCACCGAGGCCGAGGCCCGACCCCTCGGCGAGATCGGCCCCGACGTGCTGGTGTCGCCCGCCGAGGCGCTCCGCGACCTCCCGGCGGTCGTGGTCGACGACGAGGCCCGGGTCGATGTGGGCCACGGCAAGGTGCTCCCGGCCGACGGCTTCGAGGGCGAGGGGCCCTGGCGGGTGCTCGACGCCGATGGTCGTCTGCTGGCCGTCTACGTGGCGCATCGGGCCGGCACCGTGAAGCCCGAGGTGGTGGTCGCCCCCGTCGAGGGTCCCGGCCCGGCTTCGGCTCCCCGGGCCGAGCCCGGGTAG